From Erwinia sp. HDF1-3R, one genomic window encodes:
- the gntX gene encoding DNA utilization protein GntX, whose translation MLSIPALCWLCQMPLAIAHHGCCSLCLRHLPRLPPCCPRCGLPALHEGTPCGRCLVHPPAWSRIVAVCDWQPPVKALVKRLKFYRITALSLMLARLMLLAWLAARRQHGLRRPDVMMTVPLQKNRAWQRGFNQMDDIARYLAHCCGCRYLPAALKRTRKAKIQHRLTASARRRNLRGAFRVEIDVRERHITLLDDVVTTGSTAQEISRILLAAGAASVEIWCLCRTL comes from the coding sequence ATGCTATCAATCCCTGCCCTCTGTTGGCTATGCCAGATGCCGTTAGCCATCGCCCATCATGGCTGCTGTAGCCTGTGCCTGCGCCACCTGCCCCGTCTGCCCCCGTGCTGCCCACGCTGCGGATTGCCCGCTCTGCATGAGGGAACCCCCTGTGGTCGCTGCCTGGTCCACCCCCCGGCCTGGAGCAGGATCGTTGCGGTTTGCGACTGGCAGCCGCCCGTTAAGGCGCTGGTTAAGCGCCTGAAGTTTTACCGCATCACCGCGCTTTCGCTGATGCTGGCCAGGCTGATGCTGCTCGCCTGGCTCGCCGCCCGCCGTCAGCACGGGCTGCGTAGACCTGATGTGATGATGACGGTACCGTTACAGAAGAATCGCGCCTGGCAGCGGGGCTTTAATCAGATGGATGACATCGCCCGCTACCTGGCCCACTGCTGCGGCTGCCGCTATCTCCCCGCGGCTCTTAAACGCACCCGTAAGGCAAAAATCCAGCACCGCTTAACTGCATCTGCACGGCGGCGTAATTTACGCGGTGCATTCAGGGTTGAAATTGACGTCAGGGAGCGGCATATCACTCTGCTGGACGATGTGGTCACCACGGGCAGTACCGCTCAGGAAATTAGCCGCATACTGCTGGCCGCCGGTGCGGCCAGCGTAGAGATATGGTGCCTGTGCCGAACCTTGTAG
- the nfuA gene encoding Fe-S biogenesis protein NfuA: MIRITDSAQEHFAKLLSKQEEGTQIRVFVINPGTPTAECGVSYCPPDAIEATDTELKFDKLSAFVDELSAPYLDDAEIDFVTDNLGSQLTLKAPNAKMRKVSDDAPLIERVEYQLQAQINPQLASHGGKVSLMEITDDGYAILQFGGGCNGCSMVDVTLKEGIEKELLVAFPELKGVRDLTEHQRGEHSFY, encoded by the coding sequence ATGATCCGAATTACTGATTCTGCGCAAGAGCACTTTGCAAAACTGCTTTCGAAACAGGAAGAGGGCACCCAGATCCGCGTATTCGTTATTAATCCGGGTACGCCGACCGCGGAATGTGGCGTCTCTTACTGTCCACCCGATGCCATTGAAGCCACCGATACTGAACTTAAGTTCGACAAGCTTTCGGCCTTTGTTGACGAACTGAGCGCGCCGTACCTGGACGACGCTGAAATCGACTTCGTTACCGATAATCTGGGTTCTCAGCTTACGCTTAAGGCACCCAATGCCAAGATGCGTAAGGTCAGTGATGACGCCCCGCTTATCGAGCGCGTGGAGTACCAGCTACAGGCACAAATTAACCCGCAGCTGGCCAGCCACGGCGGCAAGGTTTCGCTGATGGAAATTACCGACGACGGCTACGCTATTCTGCAATTCGGCGGCGGCTGTAACGGCTGTTCAATGGTTGACGTGACCCTGAAAGAAGGCATCGAAAAAGAGCTGCTGGTGGCCTTCCCTGAACTTAAGGGCGTGCGCGACCTGACCGAGCATCAGCGCGGCGAGCACTCTTTCTACTAA
- the malQ gene encoding 4-alpha-glucanotransferase — protein sequence MDNKFEQASAAAGIAANYINAKGEPEAISHQVRQRLLAAMSEAGRTKPGPIPACKVFTRRRSVKVDIAGRGEYQWQLVLESGREYSGQVSAGQALPLPGSLPFGYHQLHLHQGKKDWTCRIIVAPTRCFEPEPLRQGAKLWGACVQLYTLRSESNWGMGDFSDLRQMLAELADRGGAFIGLNPIHSLYPASPENASPYSPSSRRWLNVLYIDVAAVPDFQQSVAAQRWWQQKNTQAQLAKARQSDWVDYSRVAELKIAGLRHAWQQFEQRTADDPAVSEFEAFIVDGGSGLWWQATYDALHGAMLQEDAARWGWPAWPEVMQDPGGQAVQQFCQQNKRDIRFWLWLQWLAAGQFDACWQLSQQRGMPVGLYRDLAVGVSEGGAETWCDRALYCLGASVGAPPDILGPLGQNWGLPPMDPHVMAARGYQPFIDMIRANMASCGALRIDHVMSMLRLWWIPAGETANFGAYVHYPVEDLLAILALESQRNQCMVIGEDLGTVPQEIVALLRDSGIYSWKVLYFEQQDKDSYRSPEAWPRQSMASATTHDLPTLRGFWTADDLALGERLGLYPDKVILRGLYEDRARQKQALLNALHQYGCLPKHSGKKASRMKMSHELNRGMQRFIADSESALLGLQPEDWLDMDKPVNVPGTTEQYPNWRRKLSATLEEMFADPRVNRLIKDVDRRR from the coding sequence ATGGATAACAAGTTTGAGCAGGCTTCAGCGGCAGCGGGAATAGCCGCAAACTATATCAATGCAAAAGGTGAACCCGAGGCAATAAGCCATCAGGTTCGTCAGCGCCTGCTGGCTGCAATGTCTGAAGCTGGCAGGACGAAGCCTGGTCCGATCCCGGCCTGCAAAGTGTTTACCCGTCGGCGCAGCGTAAAGGTCGATATTGCCGGACGCGGCGAGTATCAGTGGCAGCTGGTGTTGGAAAGCGGACGGGAATACAGTGGCCAGGTAAGTGCGGGCCAGGCGCTGCCGCTGCCGGGCAGCCTGCCGTTTGGCTATCATCAGCTTCATCTTCACCAGGGTAAAAAAGACTGGACGTGCCGGATTATCGTCGCGCCAACGCGCTGCTTCGAGCCTGAACCGCTGCGGCAGGGGGCAAAGCTGTGGGGTGCCTGCGTGCAGCTCTACACCCTGCGGTCCGAAAGTAACTGGGGGATGGGTGATTTCAGCGATCTGAGACAGATGCTGGCGGAGCTTGCCGATCGCGGCGGTGCCTTTATTGGACTCAATCCAATTCATTCGCTTTACCCTGCCAGCCCGGAAAACGCCAGTCCATACAGCCCTTCATCACGGCGCTGGCTGAATGTGCTCTATATCGACGTAGCGGCGGTGCCGGACTTCCAGCAGAGCGTCGCTGCTCAGCGCTGGTGGCAGCAAAAAAACACCCAGGCGCAGCTGGCGAAGGCCAGACAGAGCGACTGGGTGGACTACTCCCGGGTGGCAGAGCTGAAAATTGCCGGCCTGCGGCATGCCTGGCAGCAGTTTGAGCAGCGCACAGCAGATGACCCGGCCGTTAGCGAATTTGAGGCGTTTATTGTCGATGGTGGATCAGGTCTCTGGTGGCAGGCGACCTACGATGCGCTGCATGGTGCGATGCTGCAGGAGGATGCAGCACGCTGGGGCTGGCCAGCCTGGCCGGAGGTGATGCAGGATCCCGGCGGCCAGGCGGTGCAGCAGTTTTGTCAGCAAAATAAGCGGGATATCCGCTTCTGGCTCTGGCTTCAGTGGCTGGCCGCAGGCCAGTTTGACGCCTGCTGGCAGCTTAGCCAGCAGCGGGGAATGCCGGTAGGATTATATCGCGATCTGGCGGTTGGCGTTTCAGAAGGCGGAGCGGAAACCTGGTGCGACAGAGCGCTCTACTGCCTGGGGGCGTCGGTTGGCGCGCCGCCGGATATCCTCGGCCCGCTTGGGCAAAACTGGGGGCTGCCGCCGATGGATCCGCATGTTATGGCCGCGCGCGGCTACCAGCCCTTTATCGACATGATCCGAGCCAATATGGCGAGCTGCGGCGCCCTGCGCATCGATCATGTTATGTCAATGCTGCGCCTGTGGTGGATCCCCGCCGGGGAAACGGCCAATTTTGGTGCCTATGTCCATTACCCGGTGGAGGATTTGCTGGCGATCCTGGCGCTGGAAAGTCAGCGCAACCAGTGCATGGTGATCGGGGAGGATCTGGGAACCGTCCCACAGGAGATCGTCGCCCTGCTAAGGGACAGCGGTATCTACTCGTGGAAGGTGCTCTATTTCGAGCAGCAGGATAAGGACAGCTACCGTTCCCCCGAGGCCTGGCCACGGCAGTCAATGGCCAGCGCCACGACGCACGACTTGCCTACCTTACGGGGTTTCTGGACGGCAGATGACCTGGCGCTGGGCGAGCGGCTGGGGCTTTACCCGGACAAAGTCATCCTGCGCGGACTTTATGAGGACCGCGCCCGGCAGAAACAGGCCCTGCTGAATGCGCTGCATCAGTATGGCTGCCTGCCAAAGCACAGCGGTAAAAAAGCCAGCCGGATGAAAATGAGCCACGAACTGAATCGCGGTATGCAGCGATTTATCGCTGATAGCGAAAGCGCTTTACTCGGCCTGCAACCGGAAGACTGGCTCGATATGGACAAGCCGGTTAACGTTCCCGGAACCACCGAACAGTACCCCAACTGGCGGCGCAAACTGAGCGCCACGCTGGAGGAGATGTTTGCCGATCCGCGCGTTAACCGCTTAATCAAAGACGTTGATCGCAGACGGTGA
- a CDS encoding DeoR/GlpR family transcriptional regulator, whose translation MKQTQRHDAIIELVRRQGYVSTEELVEHFTVSPQTIRRDLNDLAEQNKIQRHHGGAALPSSSENTAWQDRKRMWSAEKARIAQRVASHIPDGASLFIDIGTTPEAVAHALLNHSNLRVVTNNLNVAMLLMSKPDFSLIIAGGEVRTRDGGIIGEATLDYISQFRLDYGILGISGIDMDGSLLDFDYHEVRTKRAIIENSRCVMLAVDHSKFGRNAMINLGDMGLIDYLFTDEAPPPGVLKMIEQHDVHLELC comes from the coding sequence GTGAAGCAGACGCAACGTCATGACGCCATCATCGAGCTGGTGCGTCGTCAGGGGTATGTCAGTACGGAGGAGCTGGTGGAGCATTTTACCGTCAGCCCACAAACGATTCGCCGCGATCTGAACGATCTGGCTGAACAGAACAAAATTCAGCGTCATCATGGCGGCGCGGCCCTGCCGTCCAGCTCGGAAAATACGGCCTGGCAGGATCGCAAGAGAATGTGGTCGGCGGAAAAGGCGCGTATCGCCCAGCGGGTCGCCAGCCACATTCCCGATGGTGCCTCTCTGTTTATTGATATTGGCACCACGCCCGAGGCGGTGGCCCATGCGCTGCTTAATCACAGCAATCTGCGGGTGGTGACGAATAACCTCAACGTGGCGATGCTGCTTATGTCGAAACCCGACTTCAGCCTGATTATCGCTGGCGGCGAGGTACGCACCCGTGATGGCGGTATCATCGGCGAAGCGACGCTGGACTATATCTCCCAGTTCCGCCTGGATTACGGCATTCTGGGCATTAGCGGTATTGATATGGATGGCTCGCTGCTTGATTTCGACTACCACGAGGTGCGCACCAAGCGGGCAATTATCGAGAACTCACGCTGCGTGATGCTGGCGGTCGACCACTCCAAGTTTGGCCGCAATGCGATGATCAATCTGGGGGATATGGGCCTGATCGATTATCTGTTTACCGACGAAGCCCCGCCCCCTGGCGTGCTGAAGATGATTGAACAGCATGATGTGCATCTTGAGCTTTGCTGA
- the glpG gene encoding rhomboid family intramembrane serine protease GlpG, with protein MRITEFSNPRMAQAFVDYMATQGVAIRIEHENQSILWLDDDTRVSLVESELERFIRDPNHPRYQAASWHSGTTSSGLRYQGSSLMANITQRAGPLTLTVIGLCVLVFILMQLLGDQTVMSWLAWPNENQHFQLWRWFTPALLHFSFLHIAFNLLWWWYLGGAIEKRLGAGKLFVILVISALLSGWMQSRFSGVMFGGLSGAVYALMGYAWLRGERDPDSGVYLERGMMVFAVVWLVVGYMGWFGLSIANAAHVTGLLVGLAMAFVDTRNVK; from the coding sequence ATGCGCATTACTGAATTTTCCAATCCCCGTATGGCGCAGGCCTTTGTGGATTATATGGCTACCCAGGGCGTAGCGATCAGGATTGAACACGAGAACCAAAGCATCCTGTGGCTGGATGATGATACCAGGGTCAGCCTGGTTGAAAGCGAACTTGAGCGGTTTATCCGCGATCCTAATCACCCACGCTACCAGGCCGCGAGCTGGCACTCTGGCACCACCTCCAGCGGCCTTCGCTATCAGGGATCGTCGCTGATGGCTAACATCACCCAGCGCGCGGGACCGCTTACGCTGACGGTTATCGGTCTTTGTGTCCTGGTTTTTATCCTGATGCAGCTGCTGGGCGATCAAACCGTCATGTCGTGGCTGGCGTGGCCCAATGAAAACCAGCATTTTCAGCTGTGGCGCTGGTTTACCCCGGCTCTGCTGCACTTCTCGTTTCTCCATATCGCTTTCAATCTGCTGTGGTGGTGGTATCTCGGCGGGGCCATTGAAAAACGTCTCGGGGCCGGTAAGCTCTTTGTGATTTTGGTGATATCCGCCCTGCTCAGCGGCTGGATGCAGTCCCGCTTCAGCGGCGTAATGTTTGGCGGACTCTCCGGCGCGGTCTATGCGCTGATGGGCTATGCCTGGCTCAGAGGCGAGCGCGATCCCGATAGCGGCGTGTATCTGGAGCGTGGGATGATGGTCTTCGCGGTGGTCTGGCTGGTGGTAGGCTATATGGGGTGGTTTGGGCTGTCCATTGCCAACGCCGCGCATGTGACCGGGCTGCTGGTGGGGCTGGCAATGGCCTTTGTTGATACCCGTAATGTCAAATGA
- the glpE gene encoding thiosulfate sulfurtransferase GlpE: protein MDQFQCISVQQAQAQLIEKQAQMVDIRDPQSYAVAHATGAIHLTNHSLSAFIEQTDVATPVLVMCYHGISSKSAAQYLLTQGFTEVYSVDGGFEAWQAAFPLRVESLA from the coding sequence ATGGATCAATTTCAGTGCATCAGCGTGCAGCAGGCCCAGGCACAGCTAATCGAAAAACAGGCGCAGATGGTCGATATACGCGATCCGCAAAGCTATGCGGTGGCACACGCCACCGGTGCGATCCACCTGACTAATCACTCACTGAGTGCCTTTATTGAACAGACCGATGTGGCCACGCCGGTGCTGGTCATGTGTTACCACGGCATCAGCAGTAAAAGTGCGGCGCAGTACCTGCTGACTCAGGGTTTTACTGAGGTCTACAGCGTAGATGGCGGGTTCGAGGCCTGGCAGGCCGCTTTCCCGCTGCGGGTGGAAAGCCTGGCATAA
- the glpD gene encoding glycerol-3-phosphate dehydrogenase has translation METKDLIVIGGGINGAGIAADAAGRGLSVLMLEAQDLACATSSASSKLIHGGLRYLEHYEFRLVSEALAEREVLLKMAPHIAFPMRFRLPHRPHLRPAWMIRVGLFMYDHLGKRTSLPGSKGVRFGADSVLKPEIVRGFEYSDCWVDDARLVVLNAQEVEKRGGEVRTRTKVTRAWRENNLWMVEAEDVDSGKTFTWQARGLVNAAGPWVKELFDDGLKLKSPYGIRLIKGSHIVVPRVHTQKQAYILQNEDHRIVFVIPWMDEFSIIGTTDVEYKGDPKNVHIDEKETAYLLNVFNSHFKKALTAEDIVWSYSGVRPLCDDESDSPQAITRDYTLDVRDDNGQAPLLSVFGGKLTTYRKLAEHAMEKLAKYYPKAGPAWTKSCVLPGGDIAGTREDYAASLRRRYPFISEAMARHYARTYGSNTELFLKEAKSLEDLGELFGHHLYEAELRYLVANEWVREQDDALWRRTKLGMWLNDEQRAHVGAWLAQHAKKPALSLAS, from the coding sequence GTGGAAACCAAAGACTTGATCGTAATCGGCGGCGGTATCAACGGCGCTGGGATTGCGGCAGATGCTGCTGGACGCGGCCTGTCAGTACTGATGCTGGAAGCGCAAGATTTGGCCTGCGCCACCTCTTCAGCCAGCTCCAAACTGATCCACGGTGGCCTGCGCTATCTGGAACACTATGAATTCCGCCTGGTCAGCGAAGCGCTGGCGGAGCGTGAAGTCCTGCTGAAAATGGCCCCGCATATCGCGTTCCCTATGCGTTTCCGTTTGCCACATCGTCCTCATCTGCGTCCGGCCTGGATGATCCGGGTAGGCCTGTTTATGTATGACCACCTGGGCAAGCGTACCAGCCTGCCCGGCAGTAAAGGTGTGCGATTTGGTGCAGATTCAGTGTTAAAGCCCGAGATCGTGCGCGGTTTCGAATATTCAGACTGCTGGGTTGATGATGCCCGCCTGGTGGTGTTGAACGCGCAGGAAGTGGAAAAGCGCGGCGGCGAAGTCCGTACCCGTACCAAAGTGACCCGTGCATGGCGTGAAAACAATCTGTGGATGGTGGAAGCGGAAGACGTCGACAGCGGTAAAACCTTTACCTGGCAGGCCAGGGGTCTGGTCAATGCTGCGGGTCCCTGGGTTAAAGAGCTGTTTGACGACGGCCTGAAGCTGAAATCCCCTTACGGCATCCGCCTGATCAAAGGTAGCCATATCGTGGTGCCGCGCGTTCACACCCAGAAGCAGGCCTATATCCTGCAAAATGAAGATCACCGCATCGTGTTTGTGATCCCCTGGATGGATGAGTTCTCCATTATCGGCACGACCGACGTCGAGTATAAGGGCGACCCGAAAAACGTGCATATTGATGAGAAAGAGACAGCCTATCTGCTGAACGTGTTTAACAGCCACTTTAAAAAGGCGCTGACCGCTGAGGATATCGTCTGGTCCTATTCCGGTGTCCGTCCGCTCTGTGATGATGAATCGGATTCGCCTCAGGCTATCACCCGTGACTACACGCTCGACGTCCGCGATGATAACGGCCAGGCACCGCTGCTGTCGGTATTTGGCGGCAAGCTGACCACCTATCGCAAGCTGGCTGAACACGCGATGGAAAAGCTGGCGAAGTATTATCCTAAAGCAGGCCCGGCATGGACCAAATCCTGCGTGCTGCCCGGGGGCGATATTGCCGGCACCCGTGAAGACTACGCCGCCAGCCTGCGTCGTCGCTATCCGTTTATCAGTGAGGCCATGGCGCGTCACTATGCCCGTACCTATGGCAGCAACACCGAGCTGTTCCTGAAAGAAGCCAAAAGCCTGGAGGACCTGGGCGAGCTGTTTGGCCATCATCTGTATGAAGCGGAACTGCGCTACCTGGTAGCCAATGAGTGGGTGCGTGAGCAGGATGATGCACTGTGGCGCCGTACCAAGCTGGGTATGTGGCTGAATGACGAGCAGCGCGCGCACGTTGGGGCATGGCTGGCGCAGCATGCGAAAAAGCCTGCGCTATCGCTGGCTTCTTAA
- the glgP gene encoding glycogen phosphorylase: MKAPFTYTAPTLSVEALKHSIAYKLMFTLGKDPVIANKHEWLNATLLAVRDRMVERWLRSNRAQRSQDVRQVYYLSMEFLVGRTLSNALLSMGIYNDARDALNEMGFDLEELIEEESDPGLGNGGLGRLAACFLDSLATLGLPGRGYGIRYDYGMFKQNIIDGRQAESPDYWLEYGNPWEFQRYNTRYKVRFGGRIQQEGSRSRWLETEEVLAMAYDQIIPGYDTDTTNTLRLWSAQASNEINLGKFNQGDYFAAVEDKNHSENVSRVLYPDDSTYSGRELRLRQEYFLVSATVQDILARHWTMHKTFDNLADRIAIHLNDTHPVLAIPELMRLLIDEHKYSWDDAFEVTCQVFSYTNHTLMQEALETWPVDMIGKILPRHLQIIFDINDYFLKTIQEHYPDDWDLQARISIIDENNGRKIRMAWLAVVVSHKVNGVSELHSTLMVQSLFADFAALFPGRFSNKTNGVTPRRWLALANPSLSGVLDETIGRTWRVDLSQLDELNQYIDYPSFLTQISDSKLKNKKRLAEYIAQKMDIVVDPHALFDVQIKRIHEYKRQLLNVLHVITRYNRIKADPDADWVPRVNIFAGKAASAYTMAKHIIHLINDVAEVINNDPQVRNKLKVVFIPNYSVSLAQIIIPAADLSEQISLAGTEASGTSNMKFALNGALTIGTLDGANVEMREHVGEENIFIFGNTTPQVEALRAAGYNAREIYEQDAELHLALTQIATGQFSAQDPGRYRNIFDSLVSLGDYYQLLADYRSYVDTQDKVDELYRNPDDWTRRALLNIANMGYFSSDRTIQEYADEIWGIKPVQL, translated from the coding sequence ATGAAGGCTCCTTTTACCTACACCGCCCCCACGCTAAGCGTGGAGGCGTTAAAACATTCCATTGCCTATAAACTGATGTTTACCCTGGGTAAGGATCCGGTCATCGCCAACAAGCATGAATGGCTGAATGCTACGCTGCTGGCGGTGCGGGACCGTATGGTTGAGCGCTGGCTGCGTTCCAATCGCGCGCAGCGCTCGCAGGATGTTCGCCAGGTCTATTATCTGTCGATGGAATTTTTGGTCGGGCGGACGCTCTCCAACGCGCTGCTCTCCATGGGGATTTACAACGATGCCCGCGACGCCCTGAATGAGATGGGGTTCGACCTGGAGGAACTGATCGAAGAGGAGAGCGATCCGGGGCTGGGCAATGGGGGGCTTGGGCGGCTGGCAGCCTGTTTCCTGGACTCGCTGGCGACGCTGGGGCTACCGGGACGCGGCTACGGCATTCGTTATGATTACGGCATGTTCAAGCAAAATATCATCGACGGACGCCAGGCGGAATCACCGGATTACTGGCTGGAATATGGCAATCCCTGGGAGTTCCAGCGCTACAACACCCGCTACAAGGTGCGCTTCGGCGGCCGTATTCAGCAGGAGGGCAGTCGCTCCCGCTGGCTGGAGACCGAAGAGGTACTGGCCATGGCGTACGATCAGATCATCCCCGGCTATGATACCGATACCACTAACACGCTGCGGCTCTGGAGCGCACAGGCCAGCAATGAAATCAATCTGGGGAAATTTAACCAGGGCGATTATTTTGCGGCGGTAGAGGATAAAAACCATTCAGAGAACGTTTCCCGCGTACTCTACCCGGACGACTCTACCTACTCCGGACGGGAGCTGCGCCTGCGCCAGGAGTATTTTCTGGTCTCGGCGACGGTACAGGATATTCTTGCCCGCCACTGGACGATGCATAAAACCTTCGACAATCTGGCAGACAGGATTGCTATTCACCTGAACGATACTCATCCGGTGCTGGCCATCCCCGAACTGATGCGTCTGCTGATAGATGAGCATAAATATAGCTGGGACGATGCGTTTGAAGTGACCTGCCAGGTCTTCTCCTACACCAACCACACCCTGATGCAGGAGGCGCTGGAAACCTGGCCCGTGGATATGATTGGGAAAATCCTGCCGCGGCACCTGCAAATTATTTTCGATATTAACGATTACTTTCTCAAAACCATTCAGGAACACTATCCCGACGACTGGGATTTGCAGGCGCGCATTTCGATTATTGATGAAAATAACGGGCGTAAAATACGGATGGCCTGGCTGGCGGTCGTGGTCAGCCATAAGGTTAATGGCGTCTCTGAACTGCACTCTACGCTGATGGTCCAGTCGCTGTTTGCCGATTTTGCCGCGCTGTTTCCCGGCCGCTTCTCCAATAAAACTAACGGCGTGACGCCGCGTCGCTGGCTGGCGCTGGCTAACCCGTCGCTCTCCGGCGTACTGGACGAAACGATTGGCCGGACCTGGCGTGTGGACCTGAGCCAGCTGGACGAGCTGAATCAGTATATTGACTACCCCAGCTTTTTGACGCAAATCAGCGACTCCAAGCTGAAAAATAAGAAACGCCTGGCAGAATATATTGCGCAGAAAATGGATATTGTTGTTGATCCCCACGCGCTGTTCGACGTGCAGATCAAACGTATCCATGAATATAAGCGCCAGCTGCTTAATGTGCTGCACGTCATTACCCGCTATAACCGCATTAAGGCCGACCCGGATGCAGACTGGGTACCGAGGGTGAACATCTTTGCCGGTAAGGCCGCCTCGGCATACACCATGGCGAAGCATATTATCCATCTGATCAATGATGTGGCAGAGGTGATCAACAACGATCCCCAGGTACGCAATAAGCTGAAGGTGGTCTTTATTCCCAACTACAGCGTCAGCCTGGCGCAGATCATTATTCCGGCCGCCGATCTCTCTGAGCAAATTTCACTGGCGGGTACCGAGGCTTCCGGCACCAGTAATATGAAATTTGCCCTTAACGGCGCGCTGACCATCGGTACGCTGGATGGTGCCAACGTTGAAATGCGGGAGCACGTTGGTGAAGAGAATATCTTTATCTTCGGAAATACCACGCCGCAGGTAGAGGCACTGCGAGCGGCTGGCTATAACGCGCGCGAAATCTATGAGCAGGATGCCGAACTTCATCTGGCGCTGACGCAGATTGCCACCGGGCAATTCAGCGCACAGGATCCAGGGCGTTACCGGAATATTTTTGATTCCCTGGTAAGCCTGGGCGATTACTATCAGCTGCTGGCGGACTATCGCAGCTATGTGGACACACAGGATAAGGTAGATGAGCTGTATCGCAATCCCGACGACTGGACGAGAAGGGCGCTGCTGAATATTGCCAATATGGGCTATTTCTCTTCTGACCGCACCATTCAGGAATATGCGGATGAGATTTGGGGGATAAAGCCGGTACAGCTTTAG
- the glgA gene encoding glycogen synthase GlgA — MQVLHVCSEIFPLLKTGGLADVVGALPAAQIAEGIDTRVLIPGFPDIKKGVKDTQVVATLQTFAGRVELHYGEFAGVGIYIIDAPGLYDRPGSPYHDESQYAYTDNYLRFALLGWMGCELACGVDNLWRPEVVHAHDWHAGLACAYLAARGRPAKSVFTVHNLAYQGLFAAHHLEEIELPAAYFDMFGLEFFGQISYLKAGLFFADHITAVSPTYAREITLPEFGYGMEDLLRQRQMEGRLTGILNGVDPAIWDPAHDLLLTARYNRDVLDAKVENKRQLQIAMGLKIDEKVPVFAVVSRLTKQKGLDLVLEALPGLLEQGGQLVLLGAGDAVLQQGFLAAAAEYPGQVGVQIGYHEAFSHRIMGGADVIMVPSRFEPCGLTQLYGLKYGTLPLVRRTGGLADTVNDSSLENLADGIASGFAFEDSNAWSLLRAIRRAFVLWSRPSLWRYVQRQAMAMDFSWQVAALAYRDLYQRLL; from the coding sequence ATGCAGGTGTTACATGTCTGTTCAGAGATTTTTCCACTGCTAAAAACGGGTGGACTAGCTGATGTTGTCGGAGCATTACCTGCGGCGCAAATCGCAGAGGGGATTGATACCAGAGTATTGATCCCGGGTTTCCCGGATATTAAAAAAGGGGTGAAGGATACCCAGGTTGTCGCCACGCTGCAGACGTTCGCGGGCAGAGTAGAGCTGCACTATGGAGAATTTGCAGGCGTAGGGATTTACATCATTGATGCGCCGGGGCTGTATGACCGGCCAGGCAGTCCCTATCACGATGAATCGCAGTACGCCTATACGGATAACTATCTGCGCTTCGCGCTGCTGGGCTGGATGGGATGTGAACTGGCCTGCGGCGTGGATAACCTGTGGCGACCGGAAGTGGTACACGCGCATGACTGGCACGCGGGCCTGGCCTGTGCCTATCTCGCCGCGCGCGGACGGCCTGCTAAATCGGTCTTCACCGTGCATAACCTCGCCTATCAGGGGCTGTTTGCCGCGCACCATCTGGAGGAGATAGAGCTGCCCGCCGCCTATTTCGATATGTTCGGCCTGGAGTTTTTCGGTCAGATCTCCTATCTGAAGGCGGGTCTGTTTTTTGCCGATCATATTACGGCGGTCAGCCCAACCTATGCGCGGGAAATCACCCTGCCTGAGTTTGGCTACGGCATGGAGGACCTGCTGCGGCAGCGGCAGATGGAAGGGCGACTAACCGGCATCCTGAACGGTGTCGATCCGGCCATCTGGGACCCGGCGCACGATCTGCTGCTGACCGCGCGCTACAACCGCGATGTCCTTGATGCGAAGGTTGAAAACAAGCGCCAGCTGCAAATTGCCATGGGGCTGAAAATTGATGAGAAGGTGCCGGTCTTTGCCGTCGTCAGCCGCCTGACGAAACAGAAAGGGCTGGATCTGGTACTCGAGGCGCTCCCCGGGCTGCTGGAGCAGGGTGGTCAGCTGGTGCTGCTGGGGGCGGGTGATGCCGTTCTGCAACAGGGCTTCCTTGCCGCGGCGGCGGAGTATCCGGGGCAGGTGGGCGTGCAGATTGGCTATCACGAGGCGTTTTCCCACCGGATTATGGGCGGAGCCGACGTGATTATGGTGCCGAGCCGCTTTGAGCCCTGTGGCCTGACGCAGCTCTACGGGCTGAAATACGGCACGCTCCCACTGGTCCGGCGCACCGGTGGCCTGGCGGATACCGTCAATGACAGCTCGCTGGAAAACCTTGCCGACGGCATTGCCAGCGGATTTGCCTTTGAGGACAGCAACGCCTGGTCGCTGCTGCGCGCCATCCGCCGCGCCTTTGTTTTGTGGTCCCGTCCCTCGCTGTGGCGCTACGTACAGCGCCAGGCGATGGCGATGGATTTTAGCTGGCAGGTGGCCGCGCTGGCCTACCGCGATCTTTATCAGCGGCTGTTGTAA